In the genome of Fulvitalea axinellae, one region contains:
- a CDS encoding MBG domain-containing protein — MKKTNPHIHVSLRTTWAILSFLSLFFFAPPTKGLAQSVPKFTSTPVTEVNEGAAYRYEISLANANVAQLDLGASTLPDWLSLKEETNVSTFAGSGVEGFRNGAGPTAQFDGPTGVAVDATGNVYVADWGNYQVRKISKNPDGTINVSTFAGTGNHGFRNGAGTVARFNIPYGVAVDAAGNAYVSDQNSPRIRKVIQNPDGTVNVSTLAGTGDRGFRDGPGTVAQFNYPAGMAVDAAGNVYVADQHNHRVRKIIQNPDGTVSVSTFAGTGVSGFRNGAGTVAQFKNPVGVALDAAGNVYVADQDNHRVRKIIQNPDGTVNVSTFAGSGDKGFQDGAGAVVKFNAPNGVAVDAAGNVYVMDKYNYRVRKIIQNPDGTVNVSTFAGSGKYGFQNGAGAVAKFRYSTSVALDATGNVYVADRVNNRIRKVALQEVVLSGTAGVPGDYPVTLKLKDGKGGYVDQTFTIKVKDVTAPQAVSYAPSPGGSGISIPNKLTITFGEAVQTGTGSVSIIRSSDGVIAETVQMSGISVNGKTATINLTANLKKGEVYYVLVTADAFEDLSGNSFSGISDKTAWTFETRQAPKFTSVPVTEVNEKVAYSYEIGLANASAGQLDLAASTLPDWLSLKEETNVSTLAGTGNSGFQDGDGATAKFSSPFGVAIDSKGNVYVADYVNNRIRKIIQNPDGTASVSTLAGGSKGFRDGDGATAKFDRPTGVAVDAGGNIYVVDNINNRIRKIVQNSDGTVNVSTLAGTGEYGFRDGDGSTAKFRNPFGVVVDGSGNVYVADYDNHRIRKISKGSGGTINVSTLAGSGGAGFLDGDGAMAKFYFPYGVAVDAEGNVYVADFDNSRIRKIVQNPGGTVSVSTLAGIGTPGFQDGSGGTAKFKSPTGVAVDASGNVYVADRTNHRIRKITQNSDGTASVSTLAGTGALDFQDGDGATAKFSFPTGVAVDASGNVYVADRGNNRVRKVAQEAVLSGTTSVPGDYPVTLKLKDGEGGYIDQTFTIKVKDVTAPQAVSYAPSPGSLDISVPNKLTVTFDEDIRKGTGSVSVIRSSDGVIAETIQAGGISINGKTATLSLATKLKKGEAYHVLVTADAFEDLSGNSFAGISDKTVWSFETRQAPKFTSVPVTEVNEKVAYSYEIGLANASVAQLDLVASTLPDWLILQEKANVSTLAGTGDKGFQDGAGSTAKFNSLIGVSIDASGDVYVADYDNHRIRKISHNPDGTVSVSTLAGGSKGFRDGDGSTAKFNFPTGVAIGADGNVYVAEQGNNRIRKITQNSNGTVSVSTLAGGNKGFRDGDGSTAKFNSPIGVAIDDEGNVYVADQGNNRIRKITQNGDGTVSVSTLSGTGVGGFQDGAGSTAEFSSPTGVAIGVEGNVYVADQGNNRIRKVTQDGAGTISVSTLAGTGVGGFQDGAGSTAEFSSPTGVTIDAEDNVYIADAGNLRIRKIRQNPNGTASVSTLAGTGDVSFQNGEGSVAKFRNPFGLTVNTEGDVYVVDYYDHRVRKITQEAVLSGTPNMPGDYSVVLKLKDGEEGYIDQTFTIKVKDVTAPQAVSYVPSQGGSGISIPNKLTITFDEDIRAGTGSVSIIRNSDDVIAETIQAGGFSVNGKMATINLTANLKKGEVYHVLVTAGAFEDLSGNPFTGILDKAVWTFETRKPPKFTSVPATEVNAGTTYRYEARIAYADISQLDISASTLPDWLSLKGETNVSTLAGTGVKDFQDGDGTTAKFKHPADVAIDAEGNVYVADRSNHRIRKIIQNSDGTASVSTLAGTGDKGFQDGAGSTAQFNYPTSLAVDAKGNIYVGDQFNHRVRKIIQNSDGTTSVSTLAGTGNKGFLNGEGTTAKFNEVGGIAVDASGTVYVADQGNHRIRKITQNPDGTASVSTLAGRNKGFRDGDGTTAKFDIPYGVAVDAEGNVFVVDRSNHRIRKITQNPDGTASVSTLAGAVDGGFQDGEGLTARFNFPRGGALDAEGNVYVGDRTNHRIRKIIQNLDGTVTVSTLAGAGKGGFQDGDGATAQFDAPYGVELDAENNVYVADFWNQRIRKITQQAVLSGTTSVLGDYPVTLKLKDGEGGYIDQTFTIKVKDATGPQAVSYTPSPGVSGISIPDKLTIAFNEDIQTGTGSVSVIRNSDGVIAETIQASGVFVNGTTATINLATNLEKGEPYHVLVTADAFEDLSGNSFAGISDKTVWTFETVQKAVPTINFSDIQKTYGDTDFNLSATSNSEGALQYSIVGDGKGASLSGTGNKTISLGDAGTLTLKVKIAESDDHLSGEKTAVLKVNKKALTVTPEAGQSKVYGQTDPELKYTALGLVNGDALTGSLRRESGENAGSYAINAGDLSAGNNYTVSFGGAEFKIEKKALTVTPEAGQSKVYGEADPELKYTAVGLVNGDALTGSLAREVGENTGSYAIKAGDLSAGNNYTVSFGGAEFKIEKKALTVTPEAGQSKVYGEADPELKYTAVGLVSDDALTGSLARESGENAGSYAINAGDLSAGNNYTVSFGGAEFKIEKKALTVTPEAGQSKVYGETDPELKYTAVGLVEGDAFTGALAREGGEDVGSYAISAGDLSAGNNYATSFGTAEFKIDKKALTVTPEAGQSKVYGETDPELKYTALGLVSGDKMTGALAREAGEDVGSYAISAGDLSAGNNYATSIETAEFKIEKKALTVTPEAGQSKVYGQTDPELKYTAVGLVNGDALTGSLAREAGENAGSYAIKVGNLSAGNNYVTSIETAEFKIEKKALTVTPEAGQSKVYGEIDPELKYTTVGLVNGDALTGSLAREVGEDVGSYAIKVGNLSAGNNYATSIETAEFKIDKKALNVTPEAGQSKVYGEIDPNLKYTAVGLVSGDKITGALARELGENAGSYAIKAGDLSAGNNYTVSFGTAEFKIEKATLTLSADDKERSFGANNPELTFTASGFRFDDGMDLLNPTPNLSTDADKNSEPGEYTIELSETTAPNYMVVRELGTLTVTSEGYYPELDIPTMIIPNGNGMNDVWDIRNTEFYSWVRVSVFSQQGEMVYQEDQYGPDNPWDGDVDGGVYVFVIETSRGKVYKGQITVKK; from the coding sequence ATGAAAAAAACAAACCCACACATTCATGTATCGCTAAGGACTACTTGGGCTATTCTGTCGTTTTTAAGTCTGTTTTTCTTCGCCCCCCCCACTAAAGGATTGGCACAATCCGTCCCCAAATTCACCAGCACCCCTGTGACGGAGGTAAACGAGGGGGCCGCTTACCGTTACGAGATAAGCCTGGCCAATGCGAACGTCGCCCAATTGGACCTGGGTGCTTCGACGCTTCCGGATTGGCTAAGCCTTAAGGAGGAGACAAATGTCAGTACCTTTGCGGGATCCGGCGTTGAAGGATTCCGAAACGGGGCCGGACCCACGGCGCAATTCGATGGCCCCACTGGCGTGGCAGTCGATGCCACAGGCAATGTCTACGTGGCGGATTGGGGGAATTACCAGGTAAGAAAGATTAGCAAAAATCCTGATGGAACGATAAACGTCAGCACCTTTGCGGGAACCGGTAATCACGGCTTCCGAAACGGAGCTGGAACCGTGGCGCGATTCAACATCCCCTACGGCGTGGCGGTGGACGCCGCAGGCAATGCCTACGTGTCGGACCAGAATTCTCCCCGTATCCGGAAGGTTATTCAAAACCCTGATGGAACGGTAAATGTCAGCACCTTGGCCGGAACCGGTGATCGGGGCTTCCGAGACGGGCCCGGAACCGTAGCACAATTCAATTATCCCGCTGGTATGGCGGTTGACGCCGCAGGCAATGTCTATGTGGCGGATCAGCATAATCATCGGGTACGGAAGATTATTCAAAACCCTGATGGCACGGTAAGCGTAAGCACCTTTGCTGGAACCGGCGTTTCCGGCTTCCGTAACGGAGCCGGAACCGTGGCGCAATTCAAAAATCCCGTTGGTGTGGCGTTGGACGCCGCAGGCAATGTCTACGTGGCGGATCAGGATAATCATCGGGTACGGAAGATTATCCAAAACCCTGATGGAACGGTAAACGTCAGCACTTTTGCAGGATCCGGTGATAAAGGCTTTCAAGACGGAGCCGGTGCTGTGGTGAAATTCAATGCCCCCAATGGCGTGGCAGTCGATGCCGCAGGCAATGTCTATGTGATGGATAAGTATAATTATCGGGTACGGAAGATTATCCAAAACCCTGATGGAACGGTAAACGTTAGCACTTTTGCGGGATCCGGTAAATATGGCTTTCAAAATGGAGCCGGTGCCGTGGCGAAATTCCGATACTCCACCAGTGTGGCGTTGGACGCCACAGGCAATGTCTACGTGGCGGACCGGGTTAATAACCGCATCCGGAAAGTTGCGTTGCAAGAGGTCGTTTTATCGGGAACCGCAGGCGTGCCTGGAGACTATCCCGTAACCTTAAAACTTAAGGACGGAAAAGGTGGGTATGTAGACCAAACTTTCACGATTAAGGTGAAAGATGTCACGGCGCCTCAAGCCGTATCTTATGCGCCCTCTCCGGGTGGCTCGGGCATAAGTATTCCGAATAAACTAACAATCACTTTCGGCGAGGCCGTACAGACGGGAACCGGAAGCGTATCGATCATAAGAAGTTCTGACGGCGTTATCGCCGAAACCGTCCAGATGAGCGGTATTTCCGTCAACGGAAAAACGGCGACCATCAACTTGACTGCCAACCTAAAGAAAGGCGAAGTCTACTACGTGTTGGTGACGGCGGACGCCTTTGAGGACCTGTCGGGTAATTCCTTCTCCGGGATTTCGGACAAGACGGCCTGGACGTTCGAGACACGGCAAGCGCCCAAATTCACCAGCGTCCCGGTGACGGAGGTGAACGAAAAGGTCGCCTACAGTTATGAGATTGGTTTGGCCAATGCGAGTGCCGGCCAGTTGGACTTGGCGGCTTCGACGCTTCCGGATTGGCTAAGCCTGAAGGAGGAGACAAACGTAAGCACCCTAGCGGGAACCGGGAATTCCGGCTTCCAAGACGGCGACGGAGCAACGGCGAAATTCAGCAGCCCCTTCGGCGTGGCGATTGACTCCAAAGGAAATGTTTATGTGGCGGACTACGTTAATAACCGCATCCGTAAGATCATCCAAAACCCCGACGGCACGGCCAGCGTAAGCACCCTTGCCGGAGGCAGTAAAGGCTTCCGGGACGGGGACGGCGCCACGGCGAAATTCGACCGCCCCACTGGCGTGGCGGTCGACGCCGGGGGCAATATTTATGTGGTGGACAACATTAATAACCGTATTCGTAAGATCGTCCAGAACTCCGACGGAACGGTAAACGTAAGCACCTTGGCGGGAACCGGCGAATACGGCTTCCGGGACGGTGACGGGTCTACGGCGAAATTCCGCAATCCCTTCGGCGTGGTGGTCGACGGCTCAGGGAATGTCTATGTGGCGGACTACGATAATCACCGCATTCGTAAGATTAGCAAGGGCTCCGGAGGAACAATAAACGTGAGTACCCTCGCAGGAAGCGGAGGTGCAGGCTTTCTGGACGGCGACGGAGCGATGGCGAAATTCTACTTCCCCTACGGCGTGGCAGTCGATGCCGAAGGTAATGTCTACGTGGCGGACTTCGATAATAGCCGCATCCGTAAGATCGTCCAAAACCCTGGCGGAACGGTAAGCGTAAGCACCTTGGCCGGAATTGGGACCCCAGGTTTCCAAGACGGGAGTGGCGGCACGGCGAAGTTCAAGAGCCCCACCGGCGTGGCGGTTGATGCCTCTGGTAATGTCTACGTGGCGGACCGGACTAATCACCGCATCCGGAAGATCACCCAAAACTCTGACGGTACGGCAAGCGTTAGCACTCTGGCTGGCACCGGTGCTTTAGATTTCCAAGACGGGGACGGCGCCACGGCGAAATTCTCTTTCCCCACCGGCGTGGCGGTCGATGCCTCTGGTAATGTCTACGTGGCGGACCGGGGTAATAACCGCGTCAGGAAAGTCGCACAAGAAGCCGTTTTATCGGGAACCACGAGCGTTCCCGGAGACTATCCCGTAACCTTAAAACTTAAGGACGGGGAAGGAGGCTATATAGATCAAACTTTCACTATCAAGGTAAAAGACGTCACGGCGCCACAAGCCGTATCTTATGCGCCCTCTCCGGGTAGCTTGGACATAAGTGTTCCGAACAAATTGACAGTCACTTTTGACGAGGATATACGGAAGGGAACGGGAAGCGTATCGGTCATAAGAAGTTCTGACGGCGTTATTGCCGAAACCATCCAGGCGGGTGGTATTTCCATCAACGGAAAAACGGCGACTCTTAGCTTGGCCACCAAACTTAAAAAGGGCGAGGCCTACCATGTGCTGGTGACGGCGGACGCCTTTGAGGACCTGTCGGGTAATTCCTTTGCCGGGATTTCGGACAAGACGGTTTGGTCGTTCGAGACACGGCAAGCGCCCAAATTCACAAGCGTACCGGTAACGGAGGTAAACGAAAAGGTTGCCTACAGTTATGAGATTGGTTTGGCCAATGCGAGCGTTGCCCAGTTGGATCTGGTCGCTTCGACGCTTCCGGATTGGCTAATCCTGCAGGAGAAGGCAAACGTAAGTACCTTGGCTGGAACTGGCGATAAAGGCTTCCAAGACGGGGCCGGGTCCACGGCGAAATTCAACTCCCTCATCGGCGTATCGATAGACGCTTCGGGGGATGTCTACGTGGCGGACTACGATAATCACCGTATCCGGAAGATTAGCCATAACCCCGACGGCACGGTCAGCGTAAGCACCCTTGCCGGAGGCAGTAAAGGTTTCCGGGACGGAGACGGATCCACGGCGAAATTCAACTTCCCTACTGGCGTGGCGATAGGCGCCGATGGTAATGTCTACGTGGCGGAACAGGGGAATAACCGTATTCGGAAGATTACGCAGAACTCTAACGGCACGGTCAGCGTAAGTACCCTTGCGGGAGGCAATAAAGGCTTCCGAGACGGAGATGGATCCACGGCGAAATTCAACTCTCCTATTGGTGTGGCGATAGACGATGAAGGCAATGTCTATGTGGCGGATCAGGGGAATAACCGTATCCGGAAGATCACCCAAAACGGCGACGGGACAGTCAGCGTAAGCACCTTGTCGGGAACCGGCGTTGGAGGCTTCCAAGACGGGGCCGGGTCCACGGCGGAATTTAGCTCCCCTACTGGCGTGGCGATAGGCGTCGAAGGCAATGTCTATGTAGCGGATCAGGGGAATAACCGTATCCGGAAGGTCACCCAAGACGGCGCCGGAACAATCAGCGTAAGCACCTTGGCGGGAACCGGCGTTGGAGGCTTCCAAGACGGGGCCGGGTCCACGGCGGAATTCAGCTCCCCTACTGGCGTGACGATTGACGCCGAAGATAATGTTTATATTGCGGATGCGGGTAATCTCCGTATCCGGAAGATTAGGCAAAACCCTAACGGAACGGCCAGCGTAAGCACGCTGGCGGGGACCGGCGATGTCAGCTTCCAAAACGGGGAAGGATCCGTCGCGAAATTTCGCAACCCCTTTGGCTTAACAGTCAATACAGAAGGTGATGTCTATGTAGTGGATTACTATGATCACCGCGTCCGGAAAATCACGCAAGAAGCCGTCTTGTCCGGAACCCCGAACATGCCCGGAGACTACTCCGTTGTTTTAAAACTTAAGGACGGGGAAGAAGGCTATATAGATCAAACTTTTACGATCAAGGTGAAAGACGTCACGGCGCCACAAGCCGTATCTTACGTGCCCTCTCAGGGTGGATCGGGTATAAGCATTCCGAACAAACTGACGATCACTTTTGACGAGGATATACGGGCGGGAACAGGAAGCGTATCAATCATAAGAAACTCTGACGATGTTATCGCCGAAACTATCCAAGCGGGCGGTTTTTCCGTCAACGGGAAAATGGCGACCATCAATTTGACTGCCAACCTAAAGAAAGGCGAAGTCTACCACGTGTTGGTGACGGCGGGCGCCTTCGAAGACCTATCGGGGAATCCCTTCACCGGGATTTTGGACAAGGCAGTCTGGACGTTCGAAACACGGAAACCGCCCAAATTCACCAGTGTCCCGGCGACGGAGGTAAACGCAGGGACTACTTACCGTTACGAGGCCAGAATTGCCTATGCGGACATTTCTCAGCTGGATATAAGCGCTTCGACACTTCCGGATTGGCTGAGCCTGAAGGGCGAGACAAACGTAAGTACCCTTGCGGGAACTGGCGTTAAAGACTTCCAAGACGGGGACGGAACCACGGCGAAATTCAAACATCCTGCAGACGTAGCGATTGACGCCGAAGGCAATGTCTACGTTGCGGATCGGTCGAATCACCGCATCCGGAAGATAATCCAGAACTCTGATGGCACGGCCAGCGTAAGCACCCTTGCGGGAACCGGCGATAAAGGCTTTCAAGACGGGGCCGGATCCACTGCGCAATTCAACTACCCCACCAGCCTGGCGGTGGACGCCAAAGGTAATATCTATGTGGGAGACCAATTCAATCATCGTGTCCGGAAGATAATCCAGAACTCTGACGGAACAACCAGCGTAAGCACCCTTGCGGGAACCGGTAATAAAGGTTTCCTGAACGGGGAGGGAACCACGGCGAAATTCAACGAAGTTGGAGGTATAGCAGTCGACGCCTCAGGAACAGTCTATGTGGCGGATCAGGGAAATCACCGCATTCGGAAGATAACCCAGAACCCTGACGGCACGGCCAGCGTAAGCACCCTTGCGGGAAGGAATAAAGGTTTCCGGGACGGGGACGGAACCACGGCGAAATTTGACATCCCCTATGGCGTGGCGGTTGACGCCGAAGGTAATGTCTTCGTGGTGGACAGGTCAAATCACCGTATCCGAAAGATTACCCAAAACCCTGATGGAACGGCCAGCGTAAGTACCCTTGCGGGCGCCGTCGATGGAGGCTTCCAAGACGGAGAAGGGCTTACGGCGAGATTCAACTTCCCCAGAGGAGGGGCGTTGGACGCCGAAGGCAATGTTTATGTGGGGGACCGAACGAATCACCGCATACGGAAGATAATCCAGAATCTCGACGGAACGGTAACCGTGAGTACTCTTGCGGGCGCCGGCAAGGGTGGCTTCCAAGATGGGGACGGAGCCACGGCGCAATTCGATGCCCCTTACGGTGTGGAATTAGACGCCGAAAACAATGTTTATGTAGCGGACTTCTGGAACCAACGTATCCGGAAAATAACACAACAAGCCGTTTTGTCCGGAACTACGAGCGTTCTTGGAGACTATCCCGTAACCTTAAAACTTAAGGACGGGGAAGGAGGCTATATAGATCAAACTTTCACTATCAAGGTAAAAGACGCTACGGGACCACAAGCGGTATCTTACACACCCTCTCCGGGCGTATCGGGCATAAGTATTCCGGACAAACTGACAATCGCTTTTAACGAGGATATACAGACGGGAACGGGAAGCGTATCGGTCATAAGAAACTCTGACGGTGTTATTGCCGAAACTATCCAGGCTAGTGGTGTTTTCGTCAACGGGACAACGGCAACCATCAATCTGGCAACCAATCTAGAGAAAGGCGAACCCTACCATGTGCTGGTGACGGCGGACGCCTTTGAGGACCTGTCGGGTAATTCTTTTGCCGGGATTTCGGACAAGACGGTCTGGACATTCGAAACGGTGCAGAAGGCTGTGCCTACAATTAATTTCTCCGATATCCAGAAAACGTACGGAGATACGGACTTCAACCTGTCCGCCACTTCGAATTCAGAAGGTGCCCTCCAGTACAGTATTGTAGGAGACGGTAAAGGCGCCTCACTATCAGGGACTGGCAACAAAACCATAAGCTTGGGGGACGCTGGAACTCTGACCCTGAAAGTGAAAATCGCCGAAAGCGACGATCATTTATCCGGTGAAAAAACTGCCGTCTTGAAAGTGAATAAAAAAGCACTGACCGTGACCCCCGAAGCTGGACAGTCCAAAGTCTACGGGCAAACCGATCCGGAACTGAAGTACACGGCTTTAGGACTCGTGAATGGCGACGCGCTTACCGGTTCGTTGAGAAGGGAATCGGGCGAGAATGCGGGAAGCTACGCTATCAACGCAGGAGACCTGAGCGCCGGAAACAACTACACGGTGAGCTTCGGCGGTGCCGAATTCAAGATCGAAAAGAAGGCTCTGACCGTTACTCCCGAGGCCGGACAGTCCAAAGTCTACGGAGAGGCTGACCCTGAACTGAAGTACACGGCCGTAGGACTCGTGAACGGCGATGCGCTTACCGGTTCGTTGGCAAGGGAAGTGGGCGAGAATACGGGAAGCTACGCTATTAAGGCAGGAGACCTGAGCGCCGGAAACAACTACACGGTGAGCTTCGGCGGTGCCGAATTCAAGATCGAAAAGAAGGCTCTGACCGTTACTCCCGAGGCTGGACAGTCCAAAGTCTACGGGGAGGCTGACCCGGAATTGAAGTACACGGCCGTTGGGCTTGTGAGTGACGATGCGCTTACCGGTTCGTTGGCAAGGGAATCGGGCGAGAATGCGGGAAGCTACGCTATCAACGCAGGAGACCTGAGCGCCGGAAACAACTACACGGTGAGCTTCGGCGGTGCCGAATTCAAGATCGAAAAGAAGGCTCTGACCGTTACTCCCGAAGCCGGACAGTCCAAAGTCTACGGGGAGACTGACCCTGAACTGAAGTACACGGCCGTTGGACTCGTGGAAGGCGATGCGTTCACAGGCGCATTGGCCAGGGAAGGGGGTGAGGACGTAGGAAGCTATGCTATTAGCGCAGGAGATCTGAGCGCTGGAAATAATTATGCAACAAGTTTCGGCACTGCCGAATTCAAGATCGATAAGAAGGCTCTGACCGTTACTCCCGAGGCTGGACAGTCCAAAGTCTACGGGGAGACTGACCCTGAACTGAAATATACGGCTTTAGGGCTTGTGAGTGGCGACAAGATGACGGGCGCATTGGCCAGAGAAGCGGGTGAGGACGTAGGAAGCTATGCTATTAGTGCAGGAGACCTGAGTGCTGGAAACAATTATGCGACAAGCATCGAAACCGCCGAATTCAAGATCGAAAAGAAAGCCTTGACCGTTACTCCCGAAGCTGGACAGTCCAAAGTCTACGGGCAAACCGATCCGGAACTGAAGTACACGGCAGTAGGGCTCGTGAACGGCGACGCGCTTACCGGTTCGTTGGCAAGGGAAGCGGGCGAGAATGCGGGAAGCTACGCTATTAAGGTAGGAAACCTGAGCGCCGGAAACAATTATGTGACGAGCATCGAAACCGCCGAATTCAAGATCGAAAAGAAGGCTCTGACCGTTACTCCCGAGGCTGGACAGTCCAAAGTCTACGGGGA